The proteins below come from a single Polynucleobacter sp. MWH-UH23A genomic window:
- a CDS encoding UxaA family hydrolase, producing MINLKDATFMGYRRENGRMGIRNHVLILPLDDLSNAACEAVANNIKGTMAIPHSYGRLQFGADLELHFRTLIGTGSNPNVAGVVVIGIEPQWTKIVVDGIKASGKPVEGFWIEGNGDTATIASASKAAYKMMKHASRQQRVKAPLSELWVSTKCGESDTTSGCGANPTVGNAFDKLYGIGSTLVFGETTELTGGEHLVEARCRNDAVKKKFREMFDRYQDVIERHKTSDLSDSQPTKGNIAGGLTTIEEKALGNIQKIGKKCIVDSVLDKAETPTIPGLHFMDSSSAAAEMVTLCAAAGFAAHFFPTGQGNVIGNAILPVIKICANPKTVRTMSEHIDVDVSGILRREENMDQAGDKLLECLLRTADGELTASEILGHREFVLTRLYESA from the coding sequence ATGATTAATTTAAAAGATGCAACCTTTATGGGCTACCGTCGCGAGAACGGTCGTATGGGTATCCGTAATCACGTATTAATTTTGCCCTTAGATGACTTGTCTAATGCGGCTTGCGAAGCTGTTGCCAATAACATCAAGGGCACAATGGCGATTCCACACTCTTATGGCCGTTTACAGTTTGGCGCGGACTTAGAGTTGCATTTCCGTACATTGATTGGAACTGGATCTAATCCAAACGTTGCTGGTGTTGTGGTGATTGGTATCGAACCACAGTGGACCAAGATCGTAGTGGATGGAATTAAAGCATCAGGCAAACCGGTTGAAGGTTTCTGGATTGAAGGCAATGGCGATACCGCTACGATCGCTTCTGCAAGTAAAGCTGCATACAAAATGATGAAGCATGCTTCAAGGCAGCAGCGTGTTAAGGCGCCTTTATCTGAACTGTGGGTATCCACAAAATGCGGAGAGTCTGACACTACTTCTGGTTGCGGGGCGAACCCAACTGTGGGTAATGCATTTGATAAGTTGTATGGAATTGGTTCAACTCTGGTTTTTGGTGAAACAACCGAATTAACTGGCGGCGAACATTTGGTTGAAGCGCGTTGCCGTAATGACGCAGTCAAGAAAAAGTTCCGCGAAATGTTCGATCGCTATCAGGATGTAATTGAGCGTCATAAAACGAGCGATCTTTCTGATTCTCAGCCAACCAAAGGAAATATTGCTGGCGGTCTTACGACTATCGAAGAAAAAGCTTTGGGTAATATTCAGAAAATTGGTAAGAAATGTATCGTGGACAGCGTATTAGATAAAGCTGAAACGCCTACAATTCCTGGCTTGCACTTTATGGATTCTTCATCAGCAGCGGCAGAGATGGTGACTCTTTGTGCGGCAGCTGGATTTGCAGCGCATTTCTTCCCAACGGGTCAAGGCAACGTGATTGGTAATGCAATTCTTCCTGTGATTAAGATTTGCGCGAATCCGAAAACAGTTCGCACCATGAGTGAGCATATTGACGTTGACGTATCGGGTATTTTGCGTCGCGAAGAAAATATGGATCAGGCTGGCGATAAGTTGTTGGAATGCCTGTTGCGTACAGCAGATGGTGAGCTGACAGCTTCTGAGATTCTCGGTCACCGCGAGTTTGTATTAACACGCTTATACGAGTCTGCATAA
- a CDS encoding flagellar biosynthesis protein FlgA, protein MIHFVVHEPGDGVGVVVVEGVKAGDDLIGWVMDGDLTLNFKSMSDIPIGHKISLKDFQPGDTVMKYGIDIGKVVAPIKKGEHLHVQNVKTKRW, encoded by the coding sequence ATGATCCATTTTGTCGTGCATGAGCCAGGTGATGGCGTAGGGGTAGTTGTTGTTGAAGGCGTTAAAGCCGGTGACGATCTAATTGGTTGGGTGATGGATGGAGATTTGACATTGAACTTTAAATCAATGAGTGATATTCCAATTGGCCACAAAATTTCTTTAAAGGATTTTCAGCCAGGCGATACCGTCATGAAATATGGCATTGACATTGGCAAGGTAGTTGCTCCCATCAAAAAAGGCGAGCACCTTCATGTTCAGAACGTTAAAACAAAGCGTTGGTAA
- a CDS encoding Ldh family oxidoreductase gives MNMSYEQMVELASSGLVAAGIGEKAAFETAQFLSLAELDGLASHGLARVSQYAGHAKNGRIELAPKIKVRPFKTSAALVDACDGLAFPALRFATDLSVNLASKTGVGLVAVTNSHHFGVAGHYAEAAARAGYISLLFGNTPAAMPMVGGSKAMFGTNPLAAAFPVQGHEPLVIDMSLSAVARGKLLVAAKKGESIPEGWALTADGKPTTDPQEGLKGLMVPLGGDKGALLALIVELLVVGLSGSRFSYEADSFFDAKGNRPRIGQLLLTIDPGLSGGNVFAGRMRDFLKELSADSGTRIPGERRFKQRASGFKGGVNVSEVVVGEIQTGIRQSWSNS, from the coding sequence ATGAACATGTCTTATGAGCAGATGGTCGAGTTGGCATCCTCTGGTTTGGTGGCTGCCGGCATTGGAGAGAAAGCAGCATTTGAGACTGCACAGTTCTTATCGCTTGCAGAATTAGATGGTTTAGCTTCTCATGGCTTAGCGCGTGTATCTCAATATGCTGGGCACGCAAAAAATGGTCGCATAGAGCTTGCCCCAAAAATCAAAGTTCGCCCATTTAAAACTTCTGCTGCATTGGTTGATGCCTGTGATGGTCTTGCGTTCCCTGCGCTACGTTTTGCTACTGACCTATCTGTTAATCTCGCTTCAAAAACGGGCGTTGGCCTGGTTGCCGTAACTAATAGTCATCACTTTGGTGTTGCCGGACATTATGCTGAAGCTGCAGCTCGCGCCGGTTATATTTCATTGTTATTTGGTAATACCCCAGCTGCCATGCCCATGGTTGGTGGAAGTAAGGCAATGTTTGGAACCAATCCTTTGGCTGCTGCATTTCCTGTTCAAGGACATGAACCATTAGTAATAGATATGTCACTTTCGGCTGTTGCGCGCGGTAAGTTGCTGGTTGCTGCTAAAAAGGGCGAATCTATTCCTGAAGGCTGGGCTTTAACTGCTGATGGCAAGCCAACTACCGATCCTCAAGAGGGCTTGAAAGGTTTGATGGTTCCGCTGGGTGGTGACAAGGGTGCCTTGCTTGCATTGATTGTGGAGTTACTCGTTGTAGGTCTATCGGGCAGTCGTTTTTCCTATGAGGCGGATTCCTTTTTTGATGCAAAAGGAAATCGTCCGCGTATTGGACAACTTTTATTGACGATTGATCCAGGCCTTTCTGGTGGAAATGTTTTTGCTGGAAGAATGCGAGATTTTTTAAAGGAATTATCTGCTGATTCTGGCACAAGAATTCCTGGTGAACGTCGATTTAAGCAACGCGCTAGCGGCTTTAAAGGTGGCGTGAATGTTTCTGAAGTGGTGGTAGGAGAAATTCAGACTGGCATTCGTCAGTCATGGAGTAATTCGTAA
- a CDS encoding hydroxyacid dehydrogenase translates to MSSILISEFISSQALETLRSKHSVAYEPELYKDRPALIAAVQNVDALIVRNLTQVNEEVLAGASKLRVVGRLGVGLENIELPACAKRNIKVIPATGANAESVAEYVIGAAVALTRGFIPATISTLKGEWPRPRFSTYHEFSGKTIGIVGFGSIGRVVAKKANAFGLKCLAYDPVLSGNAVALEGFEVPLISLGALLSQSDAVTLHLPLLPETKGLFNADVLAQMKAGACLINTARGGIVDEVALAECMRSGHLGGAALDVFSSEPAKDLSHFSGIENLILTPHIAGVTHESNDRVSQMIADEVNLFLGA, encoded by the coding sequence ATGTCATCCATTTTGATCTCTGAGTTCATTTCAAGTCAAGCCTTAGAAACCCTGCGTTCTAAGCATTCGGTTGCTTACGAGCCTGAGTTGTACAAGGATCGGCCTGCACTAATTGCTGCAGTGCAAAATGTGGACGCCCTGATTGTCCGGAACTTAACGCAAGTGAACGAAGAAGTGCTTGCCGGAGCATCAAAACTGAGAGTGGTTGGCCGCCTTGGGGTTGGTCTTGAAAATATTGAGTTGCCTGCATGCGCGAAGCGCAACATTAAGGTAATACCGGCGACTGGAGCAAATGCTGAATCTGTCGCTGAATATGTTATTGGTGCTGCTGTTGCATTAACTCGTGGATTTATTCCCGCAACGATTAGTACATTAAAAGGCGAATGGCCTCGCCCCCGTTTTTCGACTTATCACGAGTTTTCTGGAAAAACTATTGGAATAGTGGGTTTTGGAAGCATTGGTCGAGTAGTTGCTAAAAAAGCTAACGCATTTGGCTTGAAGTGTCTTGCTTATGATCCCGTGCTAAGTGGAAATGCTGTGGCATTAGAAGGATTCGAGGTTCCGCTCATTTCATTAGGTGCGCTGTTATCTCAAAGCGATGCAGTAACACTTCATCTTCCTTTGTTGCCAGAAACAAAAGGCTTATTTAATGCCGATGTTTTAGCCCAAATGAAGGCCGGCGCATGTTTGATCAATACGGCTCGTGGCGGCATCGTAGATGAAGTGGCTTTGGCAGAGTGCATGCGCTCAGGTCATCTAGGCGGGGCTGCACTGGATGTGTTTTCTAGTGAGCCCGCTAAGGATTTAAGTCATTTTTCGGGAATAGAGAATTTAATATTGACGCCGCATATTGCTGGCGTTACCCACGAGAGTAATGACCGGGTTAGCCAAATGATTGCCGATGAAGTTAATCTATTTTTAGGAGCATAA
- a CDS encoding tripartite tricarboxylate transporter substrate binding protein gives MFKQVIRNLSKNFVWLVGAIAVLASPISYAQNWPTKPIKLVIPFAAGGTTDILGRLLAQQLSKDLGQNVIVENKPGAGGNIAAEFVAQSAADGYTIMLASGSMLTVNPSLYKKLPVNYAKDFVYITNVASGPMLLSVSTKLPVKNLGEFIAYAKTKDLNFGSAGIGSQVHMAAENLTYSANIPATHVPYKGESAALNDLVAGQIDFMVGNLTAATGFAKAGQIKPLAVTSLKRSKQLPDVPTAAEAGIPGFESTGWFGLVAPANTPKAITDKIYAATVKAVGSEAMRNSLDLNGLTAVVNTQKDFESQVKNESVVWEKVIKGRNISAQ, from the coding sequence ATGTTTAAGCAAGTTATTCGCAATCTAAGCAAAAATTTCGTTTGGCTTGTTGGAGCTATAGCTGTACTTGCATCACCAATTTCGTATGCACAAAACTGGCCGACTAAGCCAATTAAACTTGTTATACCTTTTGCCGCAGGTGGCACTACGGATATTCTTGGTCGCTTACTCGCACAACAGCTTTCTAAAGACTTGGGGCAAAACGTCATTGTTGAAAATAAGCCAGGCGCTGGTGGCAATATTGCCGCAGAGTTTGTAGCTCAATCTGCAGCAGATGGTTACACCATCATGCTGGCTTCCGGAAGTATGCTCACTGTAAATCCTAGTTTGTACAAAAAATTACCTGTGAACTATGCAAAAGATTTTGTGTACATCACTAATGTAGCTAGTGGCCCGATGCTATTGTCTGTAAGCACCAAATTGCCAGTAAAAAATCTTGGTGAATTCATTGCATACGCCAAGACTAAGGATCTCAACTTTGGCTCTGCTGGCATTGGAAGCCAAGTTCATATGGCCGCGGAAAACCTGACCTACTCCGCCAATATTCCAGCTACCCACGTCCCCTATAAAGGGGAGTCTGCCGCGCTTAATGATCTTGTAGCAGGGCAAATTGATTTCATGGTTGGTAATCTGACTGCAGCAACTGGCTTTGCTAAAGCAGGACAGATTAAACCTCTAGCTGTTACTAGCTTAAAGCGCTCAAAACAATTACCAGACGTCCCCACTGCTGCTGAAGCTGGAATCCCTGGATTTGAATCTACTGGTTGGTTTGGTCTTGTAGCGCCTGCTAATACACCTAAGGCCATTACCGACAAAATCTATGCTGCCACTGTGAAAGCTGTTGGTTCAGAGGCCATGAGAAACAGCCTTGACCTCAACGGACTGACTGCAGTCGTAAACAC